One genomic segment of Culturomica massiliensis includes these proteins:
- a CDS encoding ParA family protein, with translation MLKVAFSTPKGGIGKTTITVIVASYLHYQTDNRVIVLDADYPQFSIQSMRQRDIAQVNKNDYYKTLAYNQFTNSNKKAYPILSGKPIHILQELNSIFPDDYDIALLDFPGTVGNEGVLETISQLDYLFIPITADFVVMDVTLKFATVLQDLLKSGQTHLKGIFLFWNMINAHERSGLYLAYQNVIGELGLNLLKTQLPDTVRYKKEIQAEKRSVFRSTLFPPSSRLIKGSNIDTLVEEIRGIIKL, from the coding sequence ATGTTAAAAGTAGCTTTTTCAACCCCCAAAGGAGGGATCGGCAAAACAACGATAACGGTAATCGTAGCAAGTTATCTACATTACCAAACTGACAACAGGGTTATCGTATTGGATGCTGATTATCCGCAATTCTCCATACAATCCATGCGGCAACGGGATATAGCACAGGTCAATAAAAATGACTATTATAAAACGCTTGCTTACAATCAATTTACAAACAGCAACAAAAAAGCCTATCCGATTCTAAGCGGAAAACCTATCCATATCTTGCAGGAATTAAATTCCATTTTCCCGGATGATTACGATATTGCTTTATTGGACTTCCCGGGAACAGTCGGCAATGAAGGTGTATTGGAAACAATATCCCAACTGGACTATCTGTTTATTCCTATTACAGCCGATTTTGTTGTTATGGATGTAACTTTGAAATTTGCTACCGTACTTCAGGATTTATTAAAAAGCGGACAAACCCACCTGAAAGGTATATTCTTATTTTGGAACATGATAAATGCCCATGAACGTAGTGGTTTATATCTTGCTTACCAGAATGTTATCGGAGAGTTGGGTTTAAATCTTCTCAAAACTCAACTTCCTGATACCGTACGCTACAAAAAAGAAATTCAGGCAGAAAAGCGAAGTGTTTTCCGTTCAACCCTTTTCCCCCCAAGTTCCCGGTTAATTAAAGGCAGTAATATAGATACTCTGGTTGAAGAGATTCGCGGGATTATTAAACTATAA
- a CDS encoding plasmid mobilization protein, with the protein MENQNSKTHRYNFRLNEHEDIQFKKLFEQSGAKTLTEFITNCILNKPFKVVTTDKSAYDICVKLSATNAEIRKIGVNYNQVVKSLKHAFTEKIALSYLFKLEKETAKLVTYLQRIIELTEEYKQKWLPK; encoded by the coding sequence ATGGAAAACCAGAACAGTAAAACACATAGGTATAATTTTCGGTTGAACGAACATGAGGATATACAATTTAAAAAACTGTTTGAACAATCCGGGGCAAAAACACTTACGGAATTTATTACTAACTGCATATTGAATAAACCGTTTAAAGTGGTGACAACCGATAAATCCGCTTATGATATATGTGTGAAATTAAGTGCCACTAATGCGGAAATAAGAAAAATCGGAGTGAATTATAATCAGGTCGTGAAATCTTTAAAACATGCTTTTACTGAAAAAATAGCTTTATCCTATCTGTTTAAACTGGAAAAAGAAACGGCTAAACTTGTTACATATTTGCAAAGAATCATTGAATTAACGGAAGAATATAAACAAAAATGGTTGCCAAAATAA